TAAAGAGGATGGATAAAATACTAATATACTCAGGATTAGCATTACTCATTATAGGCCTTATATGGCAATTTATTCCAGGAGCATTTAGTTGGATTGGTAATTTACCCGGTGATATAAAATATAAAAATGAAAACACCAGCTTTTATTTTCCAATAACTACCA
This genomic interval from Sulfurimonas sp. contains the following:
- a CDS encoding DUF2905 domain-containing protein — encoded protein: MDKILIYSGLALLIIGLIWQFIPGAFSWIGNLPGDIKYKNENTSFYFPITTMIVISITLSLIFRFFGK